A part of marine bacterium B5-7 genomic DNA contains:
- the nuoI gene encoding NADH-quinone oxidoreductase subunit I, with product MRKLLHWIQSFTLWELLRGMSLTGRYFFKRKFTVQFPEEKTPTSARFRGLHALRRYPNGEERCIACKLCEAVCPAAAITIEAGPRDKDGQRRTTKYEIDMFKCIYCGFCEESCPVDSIVETDMMHYHFEERGQNILTKEQLLAIGDQYESQIAATKAEDAEYR from the coding sequence ATGAGAAAATTACTTCATTGGATACAAAGTTTTACGTTATGGGAATTACTGAGAGGTATGTCCTTAACGGGACGCTATTTCTTTAAGCGGAAATTTACCGTACAATTTCCGGAAGAAAAGACGCCGACCTCTGCGCGTTTTCGTGGATTGCATGCCTTACGCCGTTACCCTAATGGTGAAGAGCGCTGTATTGCGTGTAAATTGTGTGAGGCGGTTTGTCCAGCAGCTGCGATTACGATTGAGGCAGGGCCTCGTGATAAAGATGGTCAGCGTCGGACAACGAAATACGAAATTGATATGTTTAAATGTATTTACTGTGGGTTCTGTGAAGAATCTTGTCCAGTAGATTCGATTGTAGAAACTGACATGATGCATTATCACTTTGAAGAGCGCGGTCAAAATATTTTGACCAAAGAACAATTGTTGGCGATTGGCGATCAATATGAGTCACAGATTGCTGCTACCAAAGCAGAAGATGCGGAGTATAGATAA
- the nuoJ gene encoding NADH:ubiquinone oxidoreductase subunit J yields MTPKIEEIMIPFIDIIFYVFAAITVISATMVVCVRNPVYGALFLVLAFVASSGIWLLNQAEFLALALILVYVGAVMTLFLFVVMMLNIHIEAGKRKFVRYFPIGLAIVGLIIAGFLMILKQTHFGGASGGAVSTGSNVAALGHVLYTKYVIPFELAAMLLLAAIVAAIALALPAERNRKMQDPGKQVQVKKGDRLKIIKM; encoded by the coding sequence ATGACACCGAAAATAGAGGAAATTATGATACCGTTTATTGACATTATTTTTTATGTTTTTGCAGCCATCACAGTGATTTCTGCGACGATGGTTGTTTGCGTTCGCAACCCCGTTTACGGCGCGTTGTTTTTGGTGCTGGCCTTTGTTGCTAGTAGCGGTATTTGGTTGCTGAATCAAGCAGAGTTTTTAGCGTTAGCACTTATTCTTGTTTACGTGGGTGCGGTGATGACGCTGTTCTTATTCGTGGTGATGATGTTAAACATTCACATCGAAGCCGGCAAACGTAAATTTGTACGTTACTTTCCCATTGGCTTGGCCATTGTGGGCTTGATTATTGCGGGTTTCTTGATGATTTTAAAGCAAACACACTTTGGTGGCGCCTCGGGCGGTGCAGTCTCAACAGGCAGTAACGTTGCGGCCTTGGGCCATGTGCTGTACACCAAATATGTCATTCCATTTGAATTGGCAGCCATGTTGTTGTTAGCAGCGATTGTTGCTGCGATTGCATTGGCGTTACCGGCGGAGCGCAATCGTAAGATGCAAGATCCGGGTAAGCAAGTACAAGTGAAGAAAGGCGATCGATTAAAGATTATTAAGATGTGA
- the nuoK gene encoding NADH-quinone oxidoreductase subunit K — protein MNLHNMLILSAILFAISVVGIMLNRRNVITLLMCIELLLLAVNTNFIAFSHAAHNLSGQVFVFFVLTVAAAETAIGLAIIIGLHRLRGHINIEQLDTLKG, from the coding sequence ATGAACTTACATAACATGCTTATACTTTCCGCGATTTTATTCGCGATCAGCGTGGTTGGCATTATGCTTAACCGCCGTAATGTGATCACATTGCTGATGTGCATTGAGTTGCTATTGCTAGCGGTAAACACCAATTTCATTGCCTTTTCACATGCCGCACATAATTTGTCTGGCCAAGTGTTTGTTTTCTTTGTGCTGACCGTTGCTGCTGCTGAAACAGCAATTGGTTTAGCCATTATCATTGGTTTACACCGCCTGCGCGGCCATATCAATATCGAACAACTGGATACATTGAAGGGTTAA
- the nuoL gene encoding NADH-quinone oxidoreductase subunit L, with protein sequence MITMTILHMSLLIALLPLMGSMIAGFFGQRLGRMMTHRITIGLMWMSFALALFVLKFVIVDGAHVNATIYQWVASGKITFAVGFLIDHLSAWMMVIVTFVSTLVHIYSIGYMHDDEGYQRFFSYISLFTFMMLMLVTANNFMQLFFGWEGVGLVSYLLIGFWFKKPTAILGSMKAFLVNRVGDFGFLLGIAAVLYYFGTLDYSLVFAKLPMLAKTAPTISLLPGTSWSIFTVMGLCMFVGAMGKSAQIPLHVWLPESMEGPTPISALIHAATMVTAGIYMVSRLSPIFELSTTALSVILVIGATGALFLGILGIFQHDIKRVVAYSTLSQLGYMTAALGASAFSAAMFHMMMHACFKALLFLGAGSVIIAMHHEQDMRKMGGLRHAMPITYITFLIGGLSLSAIPPFSGFYSKDAIIEAVGLTQIPGASYAYACVLIGAFVTAVYTFRAFFLTFHGKPRMDKHTQDHLKESPWVVTLPLVLLAIPSVIAGLFTVKSALYSTPGGYGHALFMLPHLNVMKEMALDYHGWLASALHAVSTVPFWLAMAGIATAYYFTLILSVERRERLLQRMGWLGMAIDHKFGFDDFNEKVIVRASKGLANTFFKVGDRFVIETLVINGSAKLTQCAASIMRRCQSGYLTHYAFVMVVGLMALVAWMVFGAPHVDVLQWFSANY encoded by the coding sequence ATGATCACGATGACCATTTTACATATGAGTTTGCTCATCGCGCTGTTGCCGCTGATGGGTTCTATGATTGCTGGATTTTTTGGCCAACGCCTCGGCCGCATGATGACGCACCGTATTACGATAGGCTTAATGTGGATGTCTTTTGCTTTGGCGCTTTTTGTGCTGAAGTTTGTGATTGTTGATGGTGCGCATGTGAATGCGACGATCTATCAGTGGGTGGCATCAGGTAAAATCACCTTTGCGGTGGGCTTTCTCATTGATCATTTATCCGCATGGATGATGGTGATTGTGACCTTTGTCTCAACCTTGGTGCATATCTACAGTATTGGTTATATGCATGATGATGAGGGTTACCAACGTTTCTTTAGTTACATTTCTTTGTTTACCTTCATGATGTTGATGTTGGTTACAGCCAATAATTTCATGCAATTATTTTTCGGTTGGGAAGGGGTTGGCTTAGTCTCTTACTTGCTCATCGGTTTCTGGTTTAAAAAACCAACGGCGATTCTTGGTAGCATGAAAGCCTTTTTGGTTAACCGTGTCGGTGACTTTGGGTTTTTATTAGGTATTGCTGCCGTGCTGTATTATTTTGGCACCTTAGATTATTCCTTGGTTTTTGCAAAATTACCGATGCTTGCAAAAACAGCGCCTACGATTTCTTTGTTACCAGGCACTAGCTGGTCGATATTTACCGTCATGGGCTTATGTATGTTTGTCGGCGCCATGGGTAAATCAGCACAAATTCCTTTGCATGTGTGGTTGCCAGAATCCATGGAAGGTCCAACGCCGATTTCCGCGTTGATTCACGCAGCGACGATGGTGACTGCGGGTATTTACATGGTGTCGCGTTTGTCGCCGATATTTGAACTCTCGACAACCGCATTGAGTGTTATTTTAGTGATTGGTGCGACCGGTGCATTATTTTTGGGGATACTGGGTATCTTCCAGCATGACATTAAACGTGTCGTTGCTTATTCTACTTTATCTCAACTCGGTTACATGACGGCTGCTTTAGGTGCATCTGCATTTTCTGCGGCGATGTTTCACATGATGATGCATGCTTGCTTTAAAGCCTTGTTATTCTTGGGCGCAGGGTCAGTGATTATTGCCATGCACCATGAACAAGACATGCGTAAAATGGGTGGCTTGCGTCACGCGATGCCGATTACTTATATTACGTTCTTAATTGGTGGCTTGTCGCTAAGTGCTATTCCGCCATTTTCAGGCTTCTATTCTAAAGACGCGATTATCGAAGCGGTTGGCTTAACGCAAATCCCAGGGGCCAGTTATGCCTATGCTTGTGTGTTAATCGGTGCTTTTGTGACGGCGGTTTATACTTTTCGTGCTTTCTTTCTCACCTTCCATGGTAAACCGCGTATGGATAAACATACGCAAGATCATCTCAAAGAATCACCTTGGGTGGTTACGTTGCCGTTGGTGTTGTTAGCGATCCCTTCTGTGATAGCAGGCTTATTTACGGTGAAGAGTGCGTTGTATAGTACGCCGGGCGGTTATGGTCATGCACTATTCATGCTGCCGCATTTGAATGTCATGAAAGAGATGGCTTTGGATTATCATGGTTGGCTGGCATCAGCATTGCATGCTGTTTCTACTGTACCATTTTGGTTGGCGATGGCCGGGATTGCGACCGCTTATTACTTCACTTTGATTTTATCCGTCGAGCGACGTGAGCGGCTGCTGCAGCGCATGGGATGGTTAGGCATGGCTATCGATCATAAGTTTGGTTTTGATGATTTCAATGAAAAAGTGATTGTGCGTGCAAGCAAAGGTTTGGCGAATACTTTTTTCAAGGTGGGCGATCGTTTTGTGATTGAAACCTTAGTGATTAATGGCAGTGCTAAACTCACGCAGTGTGCAGCGTCGATTATGCGTCGTTGTCAGTCTGGTTATTTAACCCATTATGCTTTCGTCATGGTGGTTGGCCTGATGGCCTTGGTTGCATGGATGGTGTTTGGCGCACCGCATGTGGATGTTCTTCAGTGGTTTTCCGCAAATTATTAG
- the nuoM gene encoding NADH-quinone oxidoreductase subunit M — protein sequence MMHLPILSLLIWLPILGAVAILCLCKEDKATLARLIALGVALISLVLCIPLWCEFNTSQYAMQFVEMHTWIPALSIHYNLGVDGISMPLVVLSTFTTLIVVLAAGTTVKQKVSQYMAAFLVLQGMMVGVFAALDAMLFYVFWEGMLIPMYLCIGIWGSNNRNYASVKFFLYTFIGSILMLVAFLYLGMHAHSFDIRHLYQVHIPYTAQVLVFFAFLLGFAVKVPMWPVHTWLPDAHTEAPAGGSVILAALMLKMGAYGFLRFSMPIVPDACQHWYPLMIALSLIAIVYIGFVAIVQKDMKRLIAYSSVAHMGFATLGCFMLYLIVARTSNHAAAMLGIEGSMVQMISHAFSTGALFVGIGIIYEQMHTRLIKDYGGIVNTMPIFASFLVLFAMANVGLPGTSGFVGEFMVLLSSFQASPWITFAAASTLILSAAYTLWMVKRVVWGDIANPQVAKLKDIGCADVIVMSLLAVGVIGLGVYPNVLLNVFHSSVGHLMQLALAHKV from the coding sequence ATGATGCATTTGCCGATACTTTCGTTATTGATTTGGCTGCCGATACTTGGGGCAGTCGCTATCTTATGCTTGTGTAAAGAAGACAAGGCGACTTTGGCGCGTTTGATTGCCTTAGGCGTTGCTTTAATCAGTCTAGTCTTATGCATTCCATTATGGTGTGAATTTAACACCTCGCAATATGCGATGCAGTTTGTTGAAATGCATACTTGGATCCCAGCGCTCAGCATTCATTACAACTTGGGGGTCGATGGTATTTCAATGCCATTGGTGGTGTTGTCGACCTTTACGACCTTGATTGTGGTGTTAGCCGCAGGGACGACCGTCAAACAAAAAGTGTCCCAGTACATGGCCGCGTTTTTAGTGTTGCAGGGCATGATGGTCGGTGTGTTTGCCGCGCTTGATGCGATGTTATTTTATGTGTTCTGGGAAGGTATGTTGATACCGATGTATTTGTGTATTGGGATTTGGGGTAGTAACAATCGTAATTATGCCTCGGTTAAATTCTTTTTGTATACCTTTATTGGTTCTATTCTGATGTTAGTGGCGTTCTTATACTTAGGGATGCATGCACACAGTTTTGATATCCGTCACTTGTATCAAGTCCATATTCCTTACACCGCACAGGTGCTGGTGTTCTTTGCTTTTTTATTAGGCTTTGCGGTGAAAGTACCGATGTGGCCAGTACATACCTGGTTACCGGATGCGCATACCGAAGCGCCTGCTGGCGGCTCTGTCATACTGGCGGCCTTGATGTTAAAAATGGGTGCCTATGGTTTCTTGCGCTTTAGTATGCCGATTGTGCCGGATGCTTGTCAGCATTGGTATCCATTAATGATTGCGCTATCACTGATTGCGATTGTTTACATTGGCTTTGTGGCCATTGTGCAAAAAGACATGAAACGTTTGATTGCGTATTCTTCTGTGGCACACATGGGTTTTGCGACCTTGGGTTGCTTCATGCTGTATTTGATTGTTGCGCGCACCTCGAATCACGCGGCGGCGATGTTAGGTATCGAAGGTTCGATGGTACAAATGATTTCGCATGCCTTTAGTACCGGCGCTTTGTTTGTTGGCATCGGCATTATCTACGAACAAATGCATACGCGTTTAATTAAAGATTACGGCGGCATTGTGAATACCATGCCTATTTTCGCAAGCTTTTTAGTCTTGTTTGCGATGGCGAATGTAGGCTTGCCGGGCACTTCTGGTTTCGTCGGCGAGTTTATGGTGCTACTCAGTAGCTTTCAGGCGAGCCCTTGGATTACGTTTGCTGCAGCAAGCACCTTGATTTTATCCGCTGCGTACACCTTATGGATGGTGAAGCGCGTTGTGTGGGGGGACATCGCAAACCCACAAGTGGCAAAATTAAAAGATATTGGTTGTGCTGATGTGATCGTAATGAGTTTGCTCGCTGTCGGTGTGATCGGTTTGGGTGTCTATCCCAATGTCTTATTAAACGTTTTCCATTCTTCCGTCGGCCATTTAATGCAATTGGCACTGGCCCATAAGGTGTAA
- the nuoN gene encoding NADH-quinone oxidoreductase subunit N, with protein MMQALAPIFPEIILSVTLCVALLATVYGQRVCRCMPLGLTMIGLAATFAMICLFYPHHLKFGFDQMLVFDPLSGLLKAVMVLFTGFVFVLSRRYVADREMPSGEFYVLASLSLLGMMFMVSSNHFLVLYLGLELHTLPLMAMVALRRDSANAHEAAIKYFALSALASGMLLYGVSLLYGATGHLDFVSIAQFLQQQGAHNGMLLSMSLVFIVVSLAFKLGMVPFHMWVPDVYDGAPTAVTLFMSSVPKIAGLGLAMRVLGAAMPSMAAHWQSLFIIMAVLSMLLGNLIAIAQTNIRRLLAYSSIAHMGYLSLGLIAATPEGFRASVYYGIVYALMSLSAFGVLVVMSKQGVEINNVSDLKGLAQRNRWLALLMLFIVFSMAGIPPFVGFFAKLTVLMALVHAHFVWLAVFALACAIIGAYYYLRLIRVMYFEAPAENTFDTPIHCSEQGVLNISAVALLVLGVMPSLLLPFVQGLF; from the coding sequence ATGATGCAAGCGCTAGCCCCCATATTTCCTGAAATCATATTAAGTGTCACGCTGTGCGTGGCATTGTTGGCAACTGTTTATGGGCAGCGAGTGTGTCGTTGTATGCCGCTTGGTTTAACCATGATTGGTCTTGCGGCAACGTTTGCCATGATTTGTTTATTTTACCCTCATCATTTGAAATTTGGTTTTGACCAAATGCTGGTGTTTGATCCTTTGTCCGGTTTATTAAAAGCAGTGATGGTTTTGTTCACGGGTTTTGTGTTTGTCTTATCGCGTCGTTATGTGGCTGATCGCGAAATGCCTTCTGGCGAGTTCTACGTGCTAGCGAGTTTATCGTTGCTTGGCATGATGTTCATGGTCTCATCGAATCATTTCTTGGTTTTATACCTTGGTTTAGAACTACATACCTTGCCGTTAATGGCGATGGTGGCGTTGCGTCGTGATAGTGCGAATGCACACGAAGCTGCGATTAAATATTTTGCTTTATCTGCTTTAGCATCAGGGATGTTGCTATATGGTGTGTCTTTATTATATGGCGCGACAGGGCATTTGGATTTTGTTTCTATTGCGCAGTTCTTGCAGCAGCAAGGCGCGCACAACGGTATGTTATTGTCGATGTCCTTGGTGTTTATTGTTGTGAGCTTGGCGTTCAAGCTAGGCATGGTGCCATTCCATATGTGGGTGCCGGATGTTTACGACGGCGCACCGACTGCGGTGACTTTATTCATGAGTTCTGTACCCAAAATCGCAGGTTTAGGTTTAGCAATGCGCGTATTAGGCGCGGCGATGCCGAGTATGGCAGCGCACTGGCAAAGTTTATTTATTATTATGGCGGTGTTGTCGATGTTACTGGGTAACTTGATTGCGATCGCACAAACCAATATTCGTCGATTGTTGGCGTACTCATCGATTGCCCACATGGGTTATTTAAGTTTAGGTTTGATTGCGGCGACACCTGAAGGTTTCCGCGCATCGGTATATTACGGCATTGTTTATGCTCTGATGAGTTTGTCTGCCTTTGGCGTGTTGGTTGTGATGAGCAAGCAGGGCGTTGAGATTAACAACGTGAGTGATTTAAAAGGCTTGGCGCAACGCAATCGTTGGTTAGCCTTGTTGATGTTATTTATTGTCTTCTCCATGGCGGGTATTCCACCGTTCGTGGGCTTCTTCGCGAAGCTAACGGTCTTAATGGCATTGGTCCACGCACACTTTGTGTGGCTTGCCGTCTTCGCACTCGCCTGCGCGATCATCGGCGCGTATTACTACTTACGCTTGATCCGTGTCATGTATTTTGAAGCCCCAGCAGAAAACACGTTTGATACACCTATCCATTGCAGTGAGCAGGGGGTTCTCAACATTTCTGCTGTGGCGTTGTTGGTGCTGGGTGTGATGCCTAGCCTGCTGTTGCCTTTTGTGCAGGGTTTATTTTGA
- the yisU gene encoding putative amino-acid transporter YisU, which yields MEAFIQGMLLAFGLILPLGPQNAFILSQGATQPRLWQAAPAVITAGICDTLLILLAVLGVSAVLLEVPTIKMAMVIVGVCFLLFIAWQLWKTPADNKNNAPRQRMSWQKQILFACSVSLLNPYAYLDTIGVIGTAAMSYHRHDRMLFTTGCILTSWLWFISMTVLGRIVGARENKGFIARHINHIAAMIMLFSAGYVVYLNV from the coding sequence ATGGAAGCATTCATTCAGGGAATGTTGTTAGCATTTGGTCTAATTTTGCCACTTGGACCGCAAAATGCGTTTATTTTATCGCAAGGTGCGACTCAGCCACGCCTCTGGCAAGCCGCCCCAGCGGTGATCACCGCCGGCATTTGCGATACCCTACTGATTCTCTTAGCTGTCCTAGGTGTTTCGGCCGTGTTACTGGAAGTTCCCACGATTAAGATGGCCATGGTCATCGTTGGCGTCTGTTTCTTACTCTTTATCGCATGGCAACTCTGGAAAACACCGGCTGATAACAAAAATAATGCCCCGCGGCAACGTATGTCCTGGCAAAAACAAATTCTGTTTGCTTGTTCAGTCTCTTTATTAAATCCCTATGCTTATTTAGATACAATTGGCGTGATTGGTACCGCAGCCATGAGTTATCATCGTCATGATCGCATGTTATTTACGACAGGGTGCATTCTCACATCATGGTTATGGTTTATTAGTATGACCGTGTTGGGTCGTATTGTTGGCGCCAGGGAAAACAAAGGCTTTATTGCTCGCCATATTAATCACATCGCTGCGATGATCATGCTGTTTAGTGCAGGTTATGTGGTTTATTTGAATGTTTGA
- the alsS gene encoding acetolactate synthase, whose product MKASDLFLKCLEAQGVDTIYGVPGEENADIMISLLDSPIDFVTCRHEQTASFMADMHGRLTGKPAVCLATLGPGATNLLTGVANANMDYVPLVAVIGQADTHRLHKESHQNMDSVSMFEPVTKWSATIREAEAIPEIIEKAFKVACTGKPGAVLIELPEDIAKHDTKVKALPHVNAGIESGVDRAHLDKVLELIAKAKKGIVLVGNSAAREHCDEALTHFVDKTGFYGACTFMGKGTLSANHPRSLYTVGLGMKDIAVQAFDEADLVICVGYDMVEWGPDKWNGRDDKTIIHISDSAAEVDKHYLPTVEIVGHMPTILRQLSDVLPSKPAADSKDWKKLRDQITEELHAHDKDAGFPVKPQRILSDLREAMGEHDILISDVGAHKMWVARHYPAYHSKTCFIHNGFCSMGGAMPGGIVAKQQHPERNVVALCGDGGFMMSIQALVTAVQYKIPMTVLVWEDNEYGLIKWKQEMAYHQHSHIDLDNPDLLALSTAFGANAIAVDSAEGLKPALEAAFAEKTKPSVIIVPVDYRENMKLTAHLGEIICHS is encoded by the coding sequence ATGAAAGCATCCGATCTTTTTTTGAAATGTCTTGAGGCACAAGGCGTTGATACTATTTATGGTGTGCCTGGCGAAGAAAATGCCGACATCATGATTTCTCTACTCGATTCACCCATTGATTTTGTGACTTGTCGTCATGAACAAACGGCCTCTTTCATGGCAGACATGCATGGTCGTTTAACCGGTAAGCCGGCGGTGTGTTTAGCAACCTTGGGTCCCGGCGCAACTAATTTATTAACCGGTGTTGCGAATGCAAACATGGATTATGTACCACTGGTTGCCGTGATTGGGCAAGCGGACACGCATCGTTTGCACAAAGAGTCGCATCAAAACATGGATTCTGTTTCCATGTTTGAACCCGTCACTAAATGGTCGGCAACGATTCGTGAAGCCGAAGCGATCCCGGAAATTATTGAAAAAGCCTTTAAAGTTGCTTGTACAGGAAAACCTGGTGCCGTGTTAATTGAATTGCCGGAAGATATTGCAAAGCATGACACGAAAGTAAAAGCATTGCCGCATGTCAATGCGGGGATTGAATCTGGTGTTGACCGCGCCCACTTAGATAAAGTGCTGGAGCTCATTGCTAAGGCGAAAAAAGGCATTGTGTTAGTCGGTAACAGTGCTGCACGCGAACATTGCGACGAAGCGCTTACGCATTTTGTTGATAAGACTGGCTTTTATGGTGCCTGTACGTTTATGGGTAAAGGCACGCTATCTGCAAATCATCCGCGATCACTCTACACTGTAGGCCTCGGGATGAAAGACATTGCGGTGCAAGCATTTGATGAAGCCGACTTGGTGATTTGTGTGGGTTATGACATGGTGGAATGGGGGCCAGACAAATGGAATGGCCGTGATGACAAAACCATTATTCATATTAGTGATTCTGCGGCGGAAGTGGATAAACATTATTTGCCGACGGTAGAAATCGTGGGGCATATGCCAACGATCTTGCGACAGTTGTCCGATGTGTTGCCGAGCAAGCCGGCAGCAGATTCAAAAGACTGGAAGAAACTACGCGATCAGATTACAGAAGAATTACATGCACATGATAAGGATGCGGGATTTCCTGTTAAACCGCAACGTATCTTGAGTGACTTGCGTGAAGCGATGGGCGAGCATGATATCTTAATTAGTGATGTAGGTGCGCACAAAATGTGGGTGGCGCGCCATTATCCTGCTTATCATTCCAAGACCTGCTTTATTCATAATGGTTTTTGTTCCATGGGTGGTGCGATGCCAGGTGGAATAGTCGCTAAGCAACAGCATCCTGAACGTAATGTTGTCGCACTTTGTGGTGACGGTGGTTTCATGATGAGCATTCAAGCTTTGGTGACTGCGGTGCAGTATAAAATCCCGATGACAGTTTTAGTTTGGGAAGATAATGAATATGGTTTAATTAAGTGGAAGCAGGAAATGGCTTATCATCAGCATTCACATATTGATTTAGATAATCCAGATTTGCTGGCCCTCTCAACAGCATTTGGTGCGAATGCGATTGCCGTTGATTCTGCCGAAGGCTTAAAGCCTGCGTTAGAAGCCGCGTTTGCAGAAAAAACAAAGCCATCCGTGATTATTGTCCCGGTGGATTACAGAGAGAATATGAAGTTGACAGCACATTTGGGTGAGATTATTTGCCACTCTTAA
- a CDS encoding glutamate synthase, with protein MWRKVFWIVSLIMFALAAAMYDANPIATHAMLYVLTPLFIVGLYDMFQKNNNVLRNYPVVGHMRFILIGLRPEIQQYFIETNQDGMPFSDELRHLVYARAEGYDETLPFGTQRDTYQEGFAFAMHSMSPTKLGDEHARVTVGGEACTQPYDASRLNISAMSFGALSANAIRSLNMGAKIGGFAHNTGEGGLSPYHQGPGGDLFWQLGTGYFGCRTPEGNFDEAQFKAKVVLPQVRMIEIKLSQGAKPAHGGLLPGAKVDKEIATIRGIPEGKDCLSPPTHSAFSTPRELLHFVQHLRELSGGKPVGFKLCLGCPTNFMGICKAMIETGIKPDFITVDGAEGGTGAAPLEFTDFLGVPLNEALAFIHNTLVGLNLRENIRIISSGKVVSGFDMLSKMALGADMCNSARAMMFALGCIQSRRCNTNMCPTGIATQDPSRSYAVVPESKGQKVANFHQRTVESFLEVLGATGVHSVDELTPDHVFRRTSLTEILPFRLIYQFLEPGDILAGKATLRYSIYWEKASADKF; from the coding sequence ATGTGGCGTAAAGTATTTTGGATAGTATCATTGATTATGTTTGCACTCGCAGCCGCGATGTATGACGCAAACCCGATCGCCACTCATGCCATGTTATATGTGCTAACGCCGTTATTTATCGTTGGCCTCTACGACATGTTTCAAAAAAACAATAACGTATTGCGAAATTATCCTGTCGTTGGGCATATGCGTTTTATTTTAATTGGATTGCGCCCTGAAATTCAGCAGTATTTTATTGAAACTAACCAAGACGGTATGCCATTCAGTGATGAATTGCGTCATCTCGTTTATGCACGTGCAGAAGGCTATGATGAGACCTTGCCGTTTGGTACGCAACGCGATACCTACCAAGAAGGTTTTGCTTTTGCCATGCATTCTATGAGTCCGACCAAGCTAGGTGATGAGCATGCGCGTGTGACAGTTGGCGGAGAGGCCTGCACACAACCTTACGATGCATCTCGTTTAAATATTTCTGCGATGAGTTTTGGTGCCTTAAGTGCGAACGCTATTCGATCTTTAAATATGGGCGCGAAAATTGGTGGGTTTGCACATAACACGGGTGAGGGAGGCTTGTCGCCCTATCATCAAGGACCTGGCGGTGATTTGTTTTGGCAGTTAGGCACGGGTTATTTTGGCTGCCGCACGCCAGAAGGTAATTTTGATGAAGCACAATTTAAAGCGAAAGTGGTATTGCCGCAAGTGAGAATGATTGAGATTAAATTGTCGCAAGGTGCGAAGCCAGCGCATGGCGGTTTATTGCCGGGCGCTAAAGTCGATAAAGAGATTGCAACGATTCGTGGGATCCCTGAAGGGAAAGATTGTTTGTCGCCACCTACGCACTCAGCTTTTTCAACGCCACGCGAGTTATTACACTTTGTGCAACACTTACGAGAATTGTCAGGCGGCAAGCCCGTTGGCTTTAAATTATGTTTGGGTTGCCCCACTAATTTTATGGGAATATGTAAAGCGATGATAGAGACTGGCATTAAGCCTGATTTTATTACCGTTGATGGTGCTGAGGGCGGCACAGGTGCTGCGCCCTTAGAGTTTACTGATTTCTTGGGCGTACCATTAAATGAGGCGCTAGCATTTATTCATAACACCTTGGTCGGTTTAAACTTGCGTGAAAACATCCGCATTATTTCTAGCGGAAAAGTCGTGAGTGGTTTTGATATGTTGAGCAAGATGGCTTTAGGTGCCGATATGTGTAACTCAGCACGTGCGATGATGTTCGCATTAGGTTGCATTCAGTCACGCCGCTGTAATACGAACATGTGTCCGACAGGGATTGCGACACAAGATCCTTCTCGCTCATATGCGGTGGTACCCGAGAGTAAGGGACAGAAAGTGGCGAACTTTCATCAACGCACGGTTGAAAGTTTCTTAGAGGTTTTGGGTGCGACAGGCGTGCATAGCGTTGATGAGCTAACACCTGATCACGTATTTCGCCGGACTAGCTTGACGGAGATTTTGCCTTTCCGATTGATTTATCAGTTTTTAGAGCCGGGTGATATTTTGGCGGGCAAAGCAACACTGCGGTATAGTATTTACTGGGAAAAAGCCAGTGCAGATAAATTTTAA